A section of the Eublepharis macularius isolate TG4126 chromosome 1, MPM_Emac_v1.0, whole genome shotgun sequence genome encodes:
- the MRPL24 gene encoding 39S ribosomal protein L24, mitochondrial, which produces MRLSALLALAEKAALPAHYRHGMNRPGSVADRARNPPGLRRKKVWVEPIAERDWKLFQGDTVQVLSGKDAGKQGLVVQVVRERNWVVLLGLNVHYRYVGKSAVHPGTYVASEAPLLVREVALIDPTDRKPTEVEWRYTEEGERVRVSLRTGRIIPQPIAQREDGIVPEQWKDGPKDTAVDDALEKTYTPSLKTFQEEITELKGIVETRCFRKSYWY; this is translated from the exons ATGCGGCTGTCGGCGCTGCTGGCCCTGGCCGAGAAGGCCGCGCTGCCCGCCCACTACCGCCACGGCATGAAccggcccggctcggtggccgaCCGCGCCAGGAACCCGCCGGGCCTGCGGCGCAAGAAGGTCTGGGTGGAGCCCATCGCGGAGCGCGACTGGAAGCTCTTCCAGGGCGACACG gTGCAGGTGCTGAGCGGGAAGGACGCCGGCAAGCAGGGCCTGGTGGTGCAGGTGGTCCGCGAGCGCAACTGGGTGGTGCTGCTGGGCCTCAACGTG CATTACCGCTACGTGGGCAAATCGGCCGTCCACCCTGGGACCTACGTGGCCAGCGAAGCCCCCCTGCTGGTGAGGGAGGTGGCGCTCATCGATCCCACCGACAG GAAGCCCACAGAGGTGGAATGGCGCTACACGGAAGAGGGGGAGCGGGTGCGGGTCTCCCTGAGGACCGGCCGGATCATCCCCCAGCCCATTGCGCAGAGGGAGGACGGGATTGTGCCGGAACAGTGGAAAG ATGGCCCCAAGGACACAGCCGTGGACGATGCGCTGGAAAAGACCTACACTCCCTCCTTGAAGACGTTCCAAGAAGAAATCACGGAGCTGAAGGGGATCGTGGAGACACGATGCTTCCGGAAGTCCTACTGGTACTGA